A DNA window from Paenibacillus sp. HWE-109 contains the following coding sequences:
- a CDS encoding helix-turn-helix domain-containing protein, producing MINLHSIYYDDVSDPNWRKERSPVDYDILLLVTQGTLIYELNDSIIPLKKGDMLYIPAATMREAYPEFGHAHQKYSAHFTPAPVPSPLEMLPPIRSHFKIETRQFDYLKQRFQHLTQQWISKRPYYAPLCCSILQEMLAITCREFDERQFPYKKLALVHVIQQYILDHYTEPIRIEHLAALVDRTPNYVTSLFRETIGHPPIDYVHQVRVSAARDMLLNTNKSIRQVAEELGFCDQSYFNRVFRKIVGYPPSAIWRARD from the coding sequence ATGATCAACTTGCATTCCATTTACTATGATGATGTCTCTGATCCTAACTGGAGAAAGGAGCGATCTCCAGTCGACTATGACATCTTACTGTTAGTCACTCAGGGTACATTGATTTATGAGCTTAATGACAGCATCATTCCTCTGAAGAAAGGTGATATGCTTTACATTCCCGCCGCTACCATGAGGGAAGCTTATCCCGAATTTGGACATGCGCATCAGAAATATTCGGCTCATTTCACACCTGCTCCTGTGCCTTCCCCTTTGGAAATGCTTCCGCCCATTCGTTCACACTTCAAAATAGAAACACGGCAGTTCGACTATCTCAAACAAAGGTTTCAGCATTTGACCCAGCAATGGATCAGCAAGCGGCCTTACTACGCTCCATTGTGTTGCAGTATTCTACAGGAAATGCTGGCGATCACTTGCCGCGAATTTGACGAACGCCAATTTCCTTACAAGAAATTAGCCCTCGTTCATGTGATCCAGCAATACATCTTGGATCATTACACAGAACCAATTCGCATTGAGCACTTAGCCGCCTTGGTTGATCGCACGCCTAACTATGTGACCAGCCTCTTTCGCGAAACCATAGGCCATCCGCCCATTGACTATGTGCATCAAGTGCGTGTCTCGGCAGCCCGCGATATGCTCCTGAATACGAACAAAAGCATTCGTCAAGTTGCCGAGGAGCTTGGATTTTGCGATCAATCCTATTTTAACCGCGTATTTCGCAAAATTGTCGGCTATCCGCCCTCGGCGATCTGGCGGGCACGCGATTGA
- a CDS encoding sensor histidine kinase — protein MKTLLLRLLTMDSRMKLRNKILISFVLMVIIPTVCIGFFSYQKSSSIISEQTSHAYLEALRQTEINMSYRLTEVENISEIVYANGRLQQILRRASQGDLSIGDVIVDYKNIIEIIKNLEKSRNILRIRLMVQGDPLYAMEKENILGISKESLDHWNDELNLQPRSMEWVFSNKTTYPGVANMSTVSLYRTIKDFEDVKSVLALVAIDMDQKTLTNVLQNMNLSLPYQAMLFNESELIASYTREPEQINIDAQALQELLEQDEKDPVAYKNIRVQGKDYLFLVQQVANVNWKLVVLIPTLRITDQSSLLGIYILLLSVSLLAMTVGLSYLLSDRITRRLYKLMVKMKGIEKGHFGELVEVSGQDEISVLQRSFNHMSVQIKTLIDEVYAITLKKQQEEMKVLEGRINSHFLYNTLDTVKWMALDSKAPEIAKIVTNLSKFYRISLNQGHERLSVEKELEHVKAYVHIQDTRFSGNIKFETKIDPALLHKEIIKLILQPIVENAILHGINKSQTKKGTIRIRGHLRRDGIVFTISDDGVGMSKSVKDSLLHPEGSGYGIRNVHERLQLYFGEGSGVKIRSQEGIGTLVRLLLKKSSDSTQ, from the coding sequence ATGAAGACACTTTTACTTCGACTGCTGACAATGGATTCGCGGATGAAGCTTCGCAACAAAATCTTAATTTCTTTCGTGCTGATGGTTATTATTCCAACGGTTTGCATCGGCTTTTTTTCCTATCAGAAGTCGTCTTCCATCATCAGCGAACAAACAAGTCATGCTTATCTGGAAGCGCTTCGTCAGACAGAAATCAATATGTCGTATCGGCTGACGGAAGTCGAAAACATTTCTGAAATCGTTTACGCGAACGGAAGGCTGCAGCAAATTTTGCGTCGCGCGAGCCAGGGCGATCTGAGCATCGGGGATGTGATCGTGGATTACAAAAACATCATCGAAATTATCAAGAATCTGGAAAAAAGCCGTAACATCCTTCGTATTCGCTTAATGGTTCAGGGTGATCCGCTTTATGCTATGGAGAAAGAAAACATTTTGGGCATCAGCAAGGAATCTTTGGATCATTGGAACGATGAATTGAATTTGCAGCCGAGAAGCATGGAGTGGGTCTTCAGCAATAAGACGACTTATCCAGGCGTTGCGAATATGAGTACGGTTTCGCTCTATCGTACAATTAAGGATTTTGAAGATGTGAAAAGCGTGCTGGCCCTGGTAGCAATCGATATGGATCAGAAGACGTTGACGAATGTGCTGCAAAATATGAATCTGAGCCTGCCTTATCAAGCGATGCTGTTTAACGAAAGCGAATTGATAGCCTCTTACACCAGGGAGCCTGAGCAGATTAATATCGATGCGCAAGCGTTGCAAGAATTGTTGGAACAAGACGAAAAAGATCCTGTTGCTTACAAAAATATACGTGTTCAGGGGAAAGACTATTTATTCTTGGTTCAACAAGTGGCAAATGTAAACTGGAAGCTCGTTGTCCTCATTCCTACTCTGCGTATTACGGATCAAAGCTCCTTATTGGGCATATATATTTTATTATTATCGGTATCGCTGCTTGCGATGACGGTGGGATTGTCCTATTTGCTCTCTGATCGAATAACAAGACGGTTGTACAAGCTGATGGTCAAAATGAAAGGGATCGAGAAGGGTCATTTCGGCGAGCTGGTCGAGGTCAGCGGGCAAGATGAAATTTCCGTCCTGCAGCGCAGCTTCAATCACATGTCGGTACAGATTAAAACCTTGATTGATGAAGTTTATGCCATTACGCTGAAAAAGCAGCAGGAAGAAATGAAAGTGCTGGAGGGAAGAATTAACTCACACTTTCTATACAATACACTGGATACGGTCAAGTGGATGGCGCTCGATTCCAAGGCGCCTGAGATCGCTAAGATCGTGACGAACTTGTCTAAGTTTTACCGGATCAGTCTGAATCAAGGACATGAAAGACTTAGTGTGGAGAAGGAACTGGAGCATGTGAAAGCTTATGTTCATATCCAGGATACTCGCTTTAGCGGCAATATCAAGTTCGAAACCAAGATTGATCCAGCTCTGCTGCACAAAGAAATTATTAAACTTATTTTACAGCCAATCGTCGAGAATGCGATATTGCATGGCATTAACAAAAGTCAGACGAAGAAGGGCACGATTCGAATTCGGGGTCATTTGCGCAGAGACGGTATCGTGTTCACAATTTCCGATGATGGAGTGGGAATGAGCAAGTCAGTGAAAGATTCCCTATTGCACCCAGAGGGATCTGGTTACGGGATTAGGAATGTGCATGAGCGGCTGCAGCTGTATTTTGGTGAGGGAAGCGGTGTGAAGATTCGCAGTCAGGAAGGAATTGGTACTTTAGTAAGGCTCTTGTTAAAAAAATCAAGTGATTCAACGCAATAG
- a CDS encoding response regulator — protein MSMWGCADMYSLLIVEDEELIRKGMRHCLDWSGYQIDKVEEADNGQLGLDMAIQMRPDIVITDVVMAEMDGIEFVRRLRQEITDKPIWVIIISGHEDVDYIRSALKLQVVDFLLKPFHTEELEEVLRKVIRACEDERKQNAHVAYLEQRNGQSQSIVRERFLQDLCYRQVSDEEIALYMEFLGESFSDYGSYRAVFIESDKAQSHVEEALRSMAPMVAVFPIDRGAYGGIVFDTGPEWLPQAGLRIGLGCGVMRLADLHRSFQQARVSLLFLPETMGEGTVLAYQAEVAGDMQEVLLSDMALQESMILAAMENGDRDALHAALEVYFELVLRLDRTKLDYLRAFSSMLLIQIRRHFAVLGERSALITAALEQISVVSDIQGLRQLMMQTLAELTVIINDKPDQRKVVRLIHSYIQSAFREELTLAQIAAQVHLSPNYLASVFKKETGITVNAYITDVRLAEAKRLLQSDRQLLIHDLAEQVGYKDSKYFTKLFKRECGMNPSEYREKFG, from the coding sequence ATGAGCATGTGGGGATGTGCAGACATGTACTCGCTATTAATCGTGGAAGACGAGGAACTGATTCGCAAAGGGATGAGGCATTGTTTGGACTGGTCTGGCTATCAAATCGACAAGGTCGAAGAAGCGGACAATGGTCAGCTCGGACTGGACATGGCGATCCAGATGCGGCCGGATATTGTTATCACGGATGTGGTCATGGCAGAGATGGATGGTATCGAATTCGTTAGGAGATTGCGGCAGGAGATCACGGATAAGCCGATCTGGGTGATCATTATCAGCGGTCATGAGGATGTGGATTACATCCGATCTGCTTTAAAGCTGCAGGTTGTCGATTTCTTGTTAAAGCCCTTTCATACGGAAGAGCTGGAGGAAGTGCTGCGCAAAGTAATAAGGGCCTGCGAGGATGAGCGTAAGCAGAATGCTCATGTGGCCTATCTGGAACAGCGCAATGGGCAATCACAATCGATTGTTCGGGAACGGTTTTTGCAAGATCTTTGTTACCGTCAAGTTTCTGATGAGGAAATTGCGTTGTATATGGAGTTTTTGGGAGAATCTTTTAGTGATTATGGCTCGTACAGAGCTGTTTTTATCGAAAGTGACAAGGCGCAATCGCATGTGGAAGAAGCTCTGCGCAGCATGGCGCCAATGGTCGCCGTGTTCCCCATTGATCGAGGGGCGTACGGTGGTATTGTCTTCGACACAGGCCCCGAATGGTTGCCGCAAGCAGGTTTAAGAATAGGCCTGGGCTGCGGAGTCATGCGGCTTGCGGATCTTCATCGTTCCTTTCAGCAAGCGAGAGTTTCTCTCCTTTTTCTGCCAGAAACGATGGGTGAAGGCACCGTCTTAGCTTATCAGGCAGAGGTTGCGGGCGATATGCAGGAGGTGCTGCTATCCGATATGGCCTTGCAAGAATCAATGATCCTGGCCGCCATGGAGAATGGTGATCGTGATGCCTTGCATGCAGCGCTAGAGGTTTACTTCGAGCTGGTGCTGCGCTTGGACCGAACTAAGCTGGATTACTTGCGAGCTTTCAGCAGCATGTTGTTGATTCAGATCCGCCGGCATTTTGCCGTGCTTGGAGAAAGATCAGCGCTTATCACTGCGGCGCTAGAGCAAATTAGCGTAGTGAGCGACATTCAGGGACTTCGCCAGCTCATGATGCAAACGCTTGCGGAACTCACCGTCATCATCAACGATAAACCGGATCAACGGAAAGTTGTTCGGCTCATTCACAGTTACATTCAGAGTGCGTTCAGAGAAGAGCTGACTTTGGCGCAAATAGCGGCGCAGGTGCATCTGTCACCTAATTACTTGGCAAGTGTGTTCAAAAAAGAGACAGGCATCACAGTCAATGCGTACATCACGGATGTCCGTTTGGCAGAGGCTAAGCGGCTGCTGCAATCCGACAGGCAGCTATTAATTCATGATCTTGCCGAGCAGGTTGGTTATAAGGATAGCAAATATTTTACAAAACTGTTCAAACGAGAATGCGGCATGAATCCCAGTGAATATCGGGAAAAATTCGGATGA
- a CDS encoding LamG domain-containing protein: MTTLQEAILQTPSLVSFWDFQEEDNFHTAQGPFPYVLEAMSGPIKRVEDGVLGAGAVELAYGQWFRLPRSECPALDFHGSDAKLTLIAWIKRNPSDNPQCEAIAGMWNESEKKRQYAMFLNLRIWDSQDQVCGHVSAEGGPTPGYPWCMSTAIGATPVAKDEWHTIAFTYDGSHAKVYLDGLLDEREQYNPYFYDQGLYDGGSSGADFTVGAVHRSGEMGNFYAGLLGGLAVFQTALPAEQIRKFSLNVR; encoded by the coding sequence ATGACAACGTTGCAAGAAGCGATTCTGCAAACCCCTTCTCTTGTGTCCTTTTGGGACTTTCAAGAAGAGGATAATTTTCATACGGCCCAAGGTCCTTTTCCTTATGTTTTGGAAGCGATGTCAGGACCTATTAAGCGAGTAGAGGACGGCGTGCTAGGGGCAGGTGCCGTTGAATTAGCCTACGGACAGTGGTTTCGTTTACCCCGCAGCGAATGTCCAGCACTCGACTTCCATGGGTCAGACGCCAAGCTGACTCTGATTGCCTGGATCAAGCGGAATCCGTCAGACAATCCACAATGTGAGGCGATCGCTGGCATGTGGAATGAATCGGAGAAGAAAAGGCAGTATGCCATGTTCCTTAATTTGCGAATCTGGGACAGCCAGGACCAGGTGTGCGGTCATGTGTCTGCAGAAGGCGGTCCAACCCCGGGATATCCGTGGTGCATGTCAACTGCTATCGGAGCGACACCTGTTGCCAAAGATGAATGGCATACCATTGCTTTCACTTATGATGGGAGCCATGCCAAAGTTTATTTGGATGGCTTGTTGGATGAACGCGAACAGTACAATCCATATTTCTATGATCAAGGGCTGTACGATGGAGGCAGCTCAGGCGCTGATTTTACTGTAGGAGCCGTACATAGGTCTGGTGAAATGGGCAACTTCTACGCAGGCTTGCTGGGAGGGCTCGCCGTTTTTCAAACAGCACTGCCAGCAGAACAAATTCGTAAGTTTTCTCTGAATGTTCGTTAA
- a CDS encoding fibronectin type III domain-containing protein: MKKLVAWLLLCTMVIALLPSMQTRAQASTVNIVNPGFEETTLNQSKLIPTNWTTSLWSRTTAVDTSVTTAVYNSGTKALYISATDAGAAGWTSKAIPIESSMQTIQTTVKVKKSADYAGNNPWVFISYGNSGTFLGTTSAPAAALSSSEWTTISLTINSSQFPAGTNMIWLNLATSKAGAATNAGFLYYDDVTMELLDAQAPTAPSNLAIAGQTATSIELTWNASTDQVGVTGYDVYNGTTLVGSTTGLSYIVNDLNANTSYTFTVKAKDAAGNQSAASNAVNATTPIAYEIANPGFELTTVSQTKLVPLNWSSSLWSRTIPVDTGVTTDVANSGAHALYISAVDAGAAGWASKAISVDSSMRTIKTTVKVKSSADYAGNSPWVFISYGNNNTFLGTAVAPATSLSSSVWTEITLTINSSQFPAGTNNIRLNLATLRAGATSNQGTLYYDDVTMELVPDTQAPTAPTNLHATSQTAESVALAWNASTDNIGVSGYHVYQGATLIGTATGLTFTVSGLLSTASYAFTVKAIDAAGNESVASNAFVTNDTQAPTAPTHVVASAIKMKSVTLTWDASTDNGGVTGYDIFQGSTQVGTVTGVTYTVSGLEAYSGYTFTVKARDGSGNISAASSPVDVITSKYYDLANPGFEETRVSESKLVPISWSSSLWSGAHAVDTGITTAMKYSGTNGLYINSTDVGAAGWSSKMIPIDSSMQTIRTSVKARKSADYAGNGSWVFISYFKDGTFLGTAVANSPGISSSTWTEIAFTINNTQFPAGTNQIQLNLATLKMPNVSNQGTIYYDDAKIESIEYFPLKADTFANWWKIGQNVVFKAIEGQLPSSVQTVTGTVYDTDNQVVAQAAVDRQTLLTTGWSWTPTHEGYYEVAFDYTKQGITGLLPLQQSYQIMSSPKRTSAEFVRNRYSVAVVESQPKSMADRNSLFGFSYGLDGDVSIQLADMVGFDFARIHTVPWGGQFGDISMALEPSRGTFNWAAFDAHINKLTNQNLELIGNIVFTPQWASPHPEDTTIYIAVPGYASYAPVDMNDFAVFLRALVTRYGDRIKKWEIWNEPHLKGGSIFWNDTPEKFVELLRTGYETIKSVQPDSEIWIGGMGGYRYLPFYNELLRLGGASYFDKLSLHGKFPDPRDYQKYDQLYGVPSKPWVTSESHAGLYGPTLLKDMLTEPQVAQKMLLDYMFQMKHQVEQIAYFEMIDLTEPEALPFAQAEGWFTNSAGLFRKKPQLEPRLSSVVMHRFVETLGKNVVYRGEYSLSGNQKAVYFESDGEPLLVVWTENANAAPIAANLTGAFTNGTVVRDWTGSTETVSPSLLLKPNKMYFISNVNAAYLASLTSTKDVLLSDYEKSRQSANAPTGLGKKGMLFDRTTGALSTDIHWIDQDWLYQNIDSERPAGFAAKAAVGIANDGLDLVIDVSDNVFVQNETKGNYWIGDSIQFGIDTSGIGLAGAQVEFQAALTANGPVLYKSSVPYIGGDLPSNWTQAGQFVQYASMLVDSTQSGKKIYKIHLAWSELYPYISDVTKPLYISLLVNDNDGAGRLGWLEWASGIGKAKDVSVYGKIVFDQQAPVTTASVSPVQPDGPNGSYMNPVTVVLAATDNLTGVAKTEYSLDNGNTWQPYTAAVTFSSNGQYTLSYRSTDQAGNVESSQQVSFNIATTTVSVQLKDSSGNPISGGTVSYYDGEWKTFGVTDASGTVSKSLPHKSYTFAMNYEGTYKEKVQHTGTDSVIVFNTVNVKVQLKDSLGNPLNGGIASYYAGSWRQFGSISGGETNRELLPGSYTFAMTYEGTYKEKVQNTGVDATIDFQTVNVKVQLKDSLGNPLNGGNASYYAGSWRQFGSISGGETNRELLPGSYTFAMTYEGTYKEKVQNTGADATVDFQTVNVKVQLKDSMGNPLDGGIASYYAGGWRQFGSTSGGEISKELLSGTYTFGMTYGGVYKEIANNTTANSAVIFHM, from the coding sequence ATGAAGAAATTGGTCGCTTGGTTGTTGCTCTGCACAATGGTTATCGCGCTTTTACCATCCATGCAAACACGCGCTCAAGCATCTACGGTGAACATAGTTAATCCTGGATTTGAAGAAACGACGCTGAATCAATCGAAGCTAATTCCTACGAATTGGACGACTTCCTTATGGAGCAGGACGACTGCAGTCGATACGAGCGTAACTACAGCGGTTTACAACAGCGGGACCAAAGCGCTTTATATCAGCGCGACGGATGCAGGAGCTGCTGGCTGGACATCCAAAGCGATTCCGATTGAAAGCAGTATGCAAACCATCCAAACCACGGTGAAAGTGAAGAAGTCGGCGGATTATGCCGGTAATAATCCATGGGTGTTCATCAGTTATGGGAATAGTGGCACATTCCTTGGCACAACCTCAGCTCCAGCAGCAGCTTTGAGCAGCAGCGAGTGGACCACCATATCGCTAACGATTAACAGCAGCCAGTTTCCAGCTGGAACGAATATGATCTGGCTGAATCTGGCTACGAGCAAAGCAGGGGCTGCTACGAATGCGGGCTTCCTCTATTATGATGATGTAACGATGGAACTGCTTGATGCTCAAGCGCCTACAGCTCCGAGCAATCTTGCGATTGCAGGGCAAACGGCGACAAGCATTGAACTAACTTGGAACGCGTCGACTGATCAGGTAGGCGTCACGGGATATGACGTGTACAATGGGACAACACTGGTTGGGTCTACGACAGGCTTATCTTATATTGTAAACGATCTCAATGCGAATACCAGTTACACCTTTACTGTAAAAGCCAAAGATGCAGCGGGTAATCAATCAGCAGCAAGCAATGCTGTAAACGCTACCACTCCAATAGCTTACGAGATAGCCAACCCTGGATTTGAATTAACAACAGTAAGTCAAACGAAGCTTGTGCCCCTTAATTGGAGCTCCTCTCTGTGGTCTCGAACGATCCCTGTCGATACAGGCGTAACCACAGATGTAGCAAATAGCGGCGCGCATGCGCTGTATATAAGCGCAGTGGACGCCGGAGCCGCTGGTTGGGCGTCCAAAGCGATTTCTGTTGACAGCAGCATGCGGACCATTAAGACGACAGTCAAAGTGAAAAGTTCGGCTGATTATGCTGGCAATAGTCCGTGGGTGTTCATCAGTTATGGGAATAACAACACATTTCTTGGTACAGCAGTTGCTCCGGCCACCAGCCTTAGCAGCAGCGTATGGACAGAAATAACGTTAACGATCAACAGCAGTCAGTTTCCAGCTGGAACCAACAATATCCGGTTAAATTTGGCTACGCTTCGCGCAGGTGCCACAAGCAATCAGGGGACGTTGTATTACGATGATGTCACGATGGAATTGGTCCCGGATACGCAAGCACCTACGGCACCGACCAATCTTCATGCAACTAGCCAAACGGCTGAAAGCGTAGCTTTGGCATGGAATGCCTCTACAGACAATATCGGCGTGAGCGGGTACCATGTTTACCAAGGGGCGACGCTGATTGGAACAGCGACAGGGTTAACGTTTACGGTGAGTGGTCTTCTTTCAACGGCAAGTTATGCTTTTACGGTGAAAGCTATAGATGCTGCGGGGAATGAATCTGTTGCAAGCAATGCGTTTGTGACCAATGACACGCAAGCCCCGACAGCGCCAACCCATGTAGTGGCGTCAGCGATTAAGATGAAAAGTGTCACTCTGACCTGGGACGCTTCAACCGACAATGGGGGCGTAACGGGCTATGATATTTTCCAAGGGTCGACGCAAGTAGGGACGGTGACTGGAGTAACGTATACAGTGAGCGGTCTTGAAGCGTACAGTGGCTACACCTTTACCGTGAAAGCACGAGACGGGTCGGGGAATATATCAGCTGCCAGCAGCCCGGTAGACGTCATTACCTCGAAGTATTACGATTTAGCGAATCCTGGATTTGAAGAAACGCGGGTGAGTGAATCGAAGCTGGTCCCAATCAGTTGGTCATCATCCCTGTGGAGCGGAGCGCATGCGGTGGATACGGGGATTACTACAGCGATGAAATACAGTGGTACCAACGGTCTTTACATTAACTCGACGGATGTGGGAGCTGCAGGCTGGTCTTCCAAAATGATCCCAATCGACAGCAGCATGCAGACAATTAGAACTTCAGTAAAAGCGAGAAAGTCCGCTGATTATGCGGGTAATGGCTCGTGGGTGTTTATCAGCTATTTCAAGGATGGCACGTTTCTTGGAACAGCGGTTGCGAACTCCCCTGGGATTAGCAGCAGTACATGGACAGAGATCGCTTTTACCATTAATAATACGCAGTTTCCGGCAGGAACGAATCAAATTCAGTTGAACCTTGCTACACTCAAAATGCCTAACGTAAGCAATCAGGGAACGATTTATTACGACGACGCAAAGATAGAGTCTATTGAATATTTTCCGCTGAAAGCAGATACGTTCGCAAACTGGTGGAAAATCGGCCAGAATGTGGTGTTCAAGGCAATCGAAGGTCAACTGCCAAGCAGCGTGCAAACGGTGACTGGTACGGTCTACGATACGGATAATCAGGTGGTAGCGCAAGCTGCGGTAGATCGCCAAACGCTGCTTACGACTGGTTGGAGTTGGACACCTACTCACGAAGGGTACTATGAGGTCGCTTTCGACTATACAAAACAAGGGATTACGGGTTTACTTCCGCTTCAACAATCGTATCAAATTATGTCCAGCCCGAAACGAACGTCTGCAGAATTTGTCCGCAATCGCTACTCGGTGGCCGTGGTTGAAAGCCAGCCCAAAAGCATGGCCGACCGCAATTCCCTGTTCGGTTTCAGCTATGGTCTTGATGGTGACGTTTCCATCCAACTCGCGGATATGGTCGGTTTTGATTTTGCGAGAATTCATACCGTCCCATGGGGAGGTCAGTTCGGTGATATCAGCATGGCGCTTGAGCCAAGTCGCGGCACGTTTAATTGGGCTGCGTTCGATGCACATATCAATAAACTGACAAACCAAAATTTGGAGCTTATTGGCAACATTGTATTCACGCCACAGTGGGCATCTCCACATCCGGAAGATACAACGATTTATATTGCCGTTCCCGGATATGCCTCTTACGCTCCGGTAGATATGAATGATTTTGCCGTTTTCCTGCGTGCGCTTGTCACTCGTTATGGCGATCGAATTAAAAAGTGGGAAATATGGAATGAGCCTCATTTGAAAGGAGGAAGTATTTTCTGGAATGATACGCCAGAGAAGTTCGTGGAACTGCTTCGAACGGGTTATGAGACGATCAAAAGTGTTCAGCCAGATTCCGAAATTTGGATCGGCGGCATGGGAGGCTACAGATATCTGCCGTTCTACAACGAGCTGCTGCGTCTTGGAGGAGCAAGTTATTTCGATAAGCTATCGCTGCATGGCAAATTTCCAGATCCAAGAGATTATCAGAAATATGATCAATTATATGGGGTGCCATCCAAGCCGTGGGTAACGTCAGAAAGCCATGCGGGTCTCTATGGTCCAACTCTTTTGAAAGATATGCTGACAGAGCCTCAGGTTGCCCAAAAAATGCTGCTTGATTATATGTTCCAGATGAAGCATCAGGTTGAGCAGATCGCTTATTTCGAAATGATAGATTTAACGGAGCCTGAAGCACTGCCATTCGCCCAAGCGGAAGGTTGGTTTACGAATTCTGCGGGATTGTTCCGCAAGAAACCGCAATTAGAGCCGAGACTTAGTTCCGTCGTCATGCATAGATTTGTTGAGACACTTGGGAAAAATGTCGTCTATCGCGGTGAATATTCGCTTAGCGGCAATCAGAAAGCGGTTTATTTCGAGAGTGACGGAGAGCCGCTGCTCGTCGTATGGACCGAAAATGCAAATGCGGCGCCAATTGCTGCTAATCTTACTGGGGCTTTTACAAATGGGACCGTTGTTAGGGATTGGACGGGAAGCACAGAGACCGTATCTCCTTCTTTACTGCTGAAACCTAACAAGATGTACTTTATTAGCAACGTTAATGCAGCCTATTTGGCCAGTTTGACTTCAACAAAGGATGTCCTATTGTCCGATTACGAGAAATCCCGACAAAGCGCCAACGCGCCTACAGGATTAGGGAAGAAAGGCATGTTGTTTGATCGTACGACGGGCGCTTTGAGCACCGATATTCATTGGATTGACCAGGATTGGCTTTATCAGAACATTGACTCTGAGCGGCCAGCAGGTTTTGCCGCCAAGGCTGCTGTTGGCATTGCGAATGACGGACTCGATCTGGTCATTGATGTTTCGGATAACGTATTCGTACAAAATGAAACGAAAGGAAACTATTGGATTGGCGACAGCATTCAATTCGGGATTGATACATCGGGGATTGGCTTAGCAGGGGCGCAAGTGGAATTCCAAGCAGCTCTTACGGCTAACGGTCCTGTCCTCTACAAGTCCTCTGTGCCTTATATTGGCGGGGATCTGCCGTCAAACTGGACACAAGCTGGTCAGTTCGTACAATACGCCAGCATGCTGGTAGACAGTACACAGAGTGGGAAGAAGATTTATAAGATACATCTCGCTTGGTCGGAATTGTATCCTTATATTTCTGATGTAACGAAGCCATTATATATATCGCTGCTTGTCAATGATAATGATGGTGCCGGGCGGCTCGGTTGGCTGGAATGGGCCAGTGGGATCGGCAAAGCCAAGGATGTAAGTGTGTATGGCAAAATTGTATTTGATCAGCAGGCACCTGTTACGACGGCTTCGGTGTCGCCAGTTCAGCCAGATGGGCCAAATGGCTCGTATATGAATCCGGTCACCGTGGTATTGGCCGCGACCGATAATTTGACGGGTGTGGCTAAGACGGAATACAGCCTAGATAACGGGAATACGTGGCAGCCTTATACAGCAGCGGTGACTTTTAGCAGCAATGGCCAGTATACTTTGAGCTACAGGTCAACGGATCAAGCGGGAAATGTTGAATCTAGTCAACAGGTTAGTTTTAACATTGCCACGACAACGGTAAGCGTTCAATTGAAGGATAGCAGCGGAAACCCAATCAGTGGGGGAACCGTATCCTACTATGACGGAGAATGGAAGACTTTCGGTGTTACAGATGCCTCTGGAACCGTAAGCAAGTCTTTGCCGCATAAAAGCTATACGTTTGCTATGAACTATGAGGGAACGTATAAGGAAAAGGTGCAGCATACAGGAACGGACTCTGTTATTGTGTTTAATACTGTCAACGTGAAGGTGCAGTTGAAGGATAGTCTGGGTAATCCGCTTAATGGTGGTATTGCGAGTTACTACGCAGGAAGCTGGCGGCAGTTTGGCAGTATAAGCGGCGGCGAGACTAACAGGGAATTATTGCCCGGCTCCTATACGTTTGCTATGACATACGAAGGGACCTATAAGGAGAAGGTGCAAAATACTGGAGTGGATGCTACGATTGACTTTCAAACCGTCAACGTGAAGGTGCAGTTGAAGGACAGTTTGGGTAATCCGCTTAATGGTGGTAATGCGAGTTACTACGCAGGAAGCTGGCGGCAGTTTGGCAGTATAAGCGGCGGCGAGACTAACAGGGAATTATTGCCTGGCTCCTATACATTTGCTATGACATACGAGGGGACCTATAAGGAGAAGGTGCAGAATACTGGAGCGGATGCTACGGTCGACTTTCAAACCGTCAATGTGAAGGTGCAGTTGAAGGACAGTATGGGTAACCCGCTGGATGGCGGTATTGCGAGCTACTATGCAGGAGGCTGGCGGCAATTCGGCAGTACGAGCGGCGGCGAGATCAGCAAGGAATTATTGTCCGGCACCTACACTTTCGGCATGACATATGGAGGCGTGTATAAAGAAATAGCCAACAACACCACGGCAAACTCTGCGGTCATCTTCCACATGTAA